Proteins found in one Candidatus Bathyarchaeota archaeon genomic segment:
- a CDS encoding TCP-1/cpn60 chaperonin family protein: MAYLATTPGGQPILILKEGTQRSRGREARSRNIEVALIIAEALKTSLGPKGMDKMLVDSLGDITITNDGAKILDEMELEHPIGKMIKEAAKTQEDIVGDGCTSATLLTGELLRKSEELMDQGIHPTVVVSGYRKAEQYALEVLKELSIPTSLEDRETLEKVALTAMSNKAIGDAARLFAKIAVDAAKQVAEKRGDSLYVDRDNIQIVKKEGKSLAETEFVRGVILDKEVVHAGMPKRIEKAKIALVNAPLEVEKTEFSAEIRIRDPSKVKAFLDQETKLLEKMVDRVKASGANVLLCQKGIDDVAQHLLAKAGILAVRRVKESDMEKLAKATGAEIVTSFDDLRPEDLGYAELVEERKIGNDKMVFVEGCSSPTAVSILIRAGLERMVEEAERAMKDAIAVVADVIQAPRVVAGGGSAEAEIARRLKAYAPKIGGREQLAIEAFSDALEVIPRTLAENAGHDPLDVMVALRAAHEREGGQFMGIDIPTGEIVDMREKGVLDAARVKEQVIKTATELASMIIRIDDVIAATKPKEEEKEKPKKEEETEE; the protein is encoded by the coding sequence GTGGCGTACCTAGCCACAACACCGGGAGGACAGCCGATCCTCATCCTGAAGGAGGGAACCCAGAGGAGCAGGGGTAGAGAGGCCAGGAGCAGGAATATAGAGGTGGCCCTTATAATAGCCGAGGCCCTCAAGACCTCCCTAGGCCCAAAGGGGATGGATAAGATGCTTGTCGACTCCCTCGGGGACATAACGATAACCAATGATGGGGCCAAGATACTAGATGAGATGGAGCTTGAGCACCCCATAGGGAAGATGATAAAGGAGGCCGCCAAGACCCAAGAGGACATAGTTGGAGACGGCTGCACCTCAGCCACCCTCCTGACCGGGGAGCTGCTGAGAAAATCCGAGGAGCTTATGGATCAGGGGATCCACCCGACCGTCGTAGTGAGCGGCTACAGGAAGGCCGAACAGTACGCCCTAGAGGTGCTGAAGGAGCTGAGCATCCCCACCTCGTTGGAGGATAGGGAGACCCTGGAGAAGGTGGCCCTCACCGCGATGAGCAACAAGGCGATAGGGGACGCGGCGAGGCTCTTCGCGAAGATAGCTGTGGACGCAGCCAAGCAGGTGGCCGAGAAGAGGGGTGATTCCCTATATGTAGACAGGGACAACATCCAGATAGTTAAGAAGGAGGGGAAGAGCCTAGCCGAGACGGAGTTCGTGAGGGGAGTCATCCTGGACAAGGAGGTTGTCCACGCGGGGATGCCCAAGAGGATCGAGAAGGCCAAGATAGCCCTAGTCAACGCCCCCCTAGAGGTGGAAAAGACAGAATTCAGCGCGGAGATAAGGATAAGGGACCCCTCAAAGGTGAAGGCCTTCCTAGACCAGGAGACGAAGCTACTGGAGAAGATGGTTGATAGGGTGAAGGCATCCGGAGCCAACGTACTACTATGCCAGAAGGGCATAGATGATGTCGCCCAACACCTCCTCGCGAAGGCGGGCATCCTCGCTGTGAGAAGGGTGAAGGAGTCAGACATGGAGAAGCTCGCCAAGGCCACGGGAGCCGAGATAGTGACGAGCTTCGACGACCTTAGACCTGAGGATCTGGGGTACGCCGAGCTGGTGGAGGAGAGGAAGATAGGGAACGATAAGATGGTCTTCGTCGAGGGATGCAGCTCACCAACAGCTGTCTCCATCCTGATAAGGGCTGGGCTGGAGAGGATGGTGGAGGAGGCCGAGAGGGCCATGAAGGACGCCATAGCCGTCGTCGCTGATGTCATCCAGGCTCCGAGAGTGGTCGCGGGAGGAGGATCAGCCGAGGCTGAGATTGCAAGGAGGCTCAAGGCCTACGCCCCAAAGATCGGAGGAAGGGAGCAGCTGGCCATAGAGGCATTCAGCGACGCTCTAGAGGTGATCCCGAGAACCCTGGCTGAGAATGCGGGACACGACCCCCTAGACGTGATGGTGGCCCTAAGGGCTGCCCACGAAAGGGAGGGAGGGCAGTTCATGGGCATAGATATCCCAACAGGGGAGATCGTGGATATGAGGGAGAAGGGGGTTCTAGACGCCGCAAGGGTTAAGGAGCAGGTGATAAAGACGGCGACTGAGCTGGCGTCCATGATCATAAGGATCGACGATGTCATAGCAGCCACCAAGCCGAAGGAGGAAGAGAAAGAGAAGCCAAAGAAGGAGGAAGAGACGGAGGAGTAA
- a CDS encoding TCP-1/cpn60 chaperonin family protein, which yields MAGTPVLILKEGSTRERGRGAQRNNIAAAMAIAEALKSSLGPKGMDKMLVDSFGDVTITSDGRTILDEMDVQHPAAKMMVEVAKAQDQEVGDGTTSVVVLAGELLNRAQMLMDKQVHPSVILDGYRKASEKALQRLEDIAIPVDPRDREYLRKVAMTSMASKLVAGNKEQLAEIAVEAILKVSRKEGDRLRADLDDVAVIKKPGESLTDTRLVDGVIIDKEVVHPRMPKRVEKAKIALVNKALEVKKTEFDAKINIESPEEIEAFLMQEEEMLRSMVEKVKAAGANVLFCQKGIDDVAQHFLARSGIMAVKQVKESDMEKLAKATEGRVVTSYDDLRAEDLGYAELVEERKIGDDKMVFVEGCKDPKAVSILIRGGSERIVDEAERSIHDALSVVRDVVQEPKVVAGGGAPEVEVSRAVREYAVTLPGREQLALEAFAEAFEIIPMTLAENAGLDPIDTLSEIKAKHEKGEIWVGVDVLGGCVGDMKEIEVIEPLAVKKQIVKSASEAAAMILKIDDVIAAAKMKPPKTPPGGGEEGMPEKWKPPEEF from the coding sequence ATGGCTGGAACGCCCGTCCTCATCCTTAAGGAGGGCTCTACCAGGGAGAGGGGCAGGGGAGCCCAGAGGAACAATATCGCGGCGGCTATGGCCATAGCAGAGGCCCTGAAGAGCTCTCTGGGGCCGAAGGGGATGGATAAGATGCTCGTGGACAGCTTCGGAGACGTGACGATAACGAGCGATGGAAGGACCATCTTGGATGAGATGGATGTCCAGCACCCTGCAGCTAAGATGATGGTCGAGGTGGCTAAGGCCCAAGACCAGGAGGTTGGAGACGGGACGACGAGCGTCGTGGTCCTAGCTGGAGAGCTTTTGAACAGGGCTCAGATGCTCATGGATAAGCAGGTCCACCCCTCAGTCATCCTAGATGGCTACAGGAAGGCTTCCGAGAAGGCCCTCCAGAGGCTTGAGGATATCGCGATACCTGTAGATCCAAGGGATAGGGAGTACCTAAGGAAGGTCGCGATGACCTCCATGGCGAGCAAGCTCGTGGCTGGGAACAAGGAGCAGCTCGCCGAAATAGCTGTGGAGGCCATCCTAAAGGTCTCAAGGAAGGAGGGTGACCGCCTTAGGGCAGACCTCGATGACGTCGCTGTTATTAAAAAGCCTGGAGAATCCCTAACAGACACAAGGCTGGTAGATGGAGTCATCATAGACAAAGAGGTTGTCCACCCGAGGATGCCCAAGAGGGTTGAGAAGGCTAAGATAGCCCTGGTAAACAAGGCCTTGGAGGTCAAGAAGACCGAGTTCGACGCCAAGATAAACATAGAGTCACCCGAGGAGATCGAGGCCTTCCTTATGCAGGAGGAGGAGATGCTCAGGTCTATGGTGGAGAAGGTTAAGGCGGCCGGGGCCAACGTCCTATTCTGCCAGAAGGGTATAGATGACGTAGCCCAACACTTCCTGGCAAGGAGCGGGATAATGGCCGTTAAGCAGGTGAAGGAGTCAGACATGGAGAAGCTCGCCAAGGCCACGGAGGGGAGGGTGGTCACAAGCTATGACGATCTTAGAGCTGAGGATCTGGGGTACGCCGAGCTGGTGGAGGAGAGGAAGATAGGAGATGACAAGATGGTCTTCGTGGAGGGGTGCAAGGACCCGAAAGCCGTCTCGATCCTCATAAGAGGGGGATCGGAGAGGATCGTTGACGAGGCTGAGAGGTCGATCCACGACGCCCTCTCCGTTGTGAGGGACGTGGTCCAAGAGCCTAAGGTGGTGGCCGGAGGTGGAGCGCCTGAAGTGGAGGTCTCAAGGGCGGTCAGGGAGTACGCAGTCACCCTCCCGGGGAGGGAGCAGTTGGCCCTTGAGGCCTTCGCAGAGGCCTTCGAGATCATACCCATGACCCTGGCTGAGAACGCCGGGCTAGACCCAATAGACACGTTGTCCGAGATCAAGGCCAAGCATGAGAAGGGGGAGATATGGGTTGGGGTGGACGTCCTTGGGGGATGCGTGGGGGACATGAAGGAGATCGAGGTGATCGAGCCCCTAGCAGTGAAGAAGCAGATAGTCAAGTCGGCCTCAGAGGCAGCAGCCATGATCCTGAAGATAGACGATGTGATAGCCGCCGCCAAGATGAAGCCCCCGAAGACCCCGCCCGGAGGCGGAGAAGAGGGGATGCCGGAGAAGTGGAAGCCCCCTGAGGAGTTCTAA
- a CDS encoding acylphosphatase has product MQVSLLVLRRVHMFVSGRVQGVFYRSNTQRKALELGLKGWVRNLRDGRVEIVAEGDEEQLGRLIEWCRRGPPMARVTGLEVRWEDPTGEYEDFEVRY; this is encoded by the coding sequence ATGCAGGTGAGCCTATTGGTTTTGAGGAGGGTTCATATGTTTGTCTCCGGAAGGGTTCAGGGAGTCTTCTACAGGAGCAACACCCAGAGGAAGGCCTTAGAGCTGGGCCTGAAGGGATGGGTTAGAAACCTCAGGGATGGCAGGGTCGAGATAGTCGCTGAGGGGGATGAGGAGCAGTTGGGGAGGCTTATCGAATGGTGTAGGAGGGGGCCTCCAATGGCGAGGGTGACGGGGCTCGAGGTGAGATGGGAGGATCCGACGGGCGAGTATGAGGATTTCGAGGTTAGGTACTGA
- a CDS encoding DsrE family protein codes for MGKVLIIIKSRLGEGSQAAEGLRLAAAMLGMDMLPTIIFLDRGVDLLLPGGVEGDLLDYLKAISSLAGVKALKESLGPQGEKALNQELEVEVIDMERLIDLILECESVIAL; via the coding sequence TTGGGAAAGGTGTTGATCATCATCAAGAGCCGCTTGGGGGAGGGGTCGCAAGCGGCTGAGGGGCTGCGCCTAGCCGCAGCCATGTTGGGGATGGACATGCTCCCAACCATAATATTTCTTGACCGGGGAGTGGATCTCCTTCTACCCGGAGGAGTCGAGGGGGACCTCCTGGATTATCTTAAGGCCATATCGAGCCTTGCGGGAGTTAAAGCCTTAAAGGAGTCGCTCGGGCCCCAGGGGGAGAAAGCCCTTAACCAGGAGCTTGAAGTCGAGGTCATCGACATGGAAAGGCTGATCGACCTGATCCTTGAATGCGAATCGGTCATCGCTCTTTAG
- a CDS encoding DsrE family protein, which produces MGRVGSMLILIVSISGHPDAVRGLRGISSASVKRGHSVIIFFTGDGVNHLREEGMLNKLSSMGVRLLACRTSARERKVALEGTLREVVEISSLSMLVELLETCDRALFL; this is translated from the coding sequence TTGGGTCGAGTGGGCTCGATGCTGATCCTCATAGTCTCCATCTCGGGCCACCCTGACGCGGTCAGGGGTCTCCGCGGCATATCTTCGGCGTCGGTTAAAAGAGGGCATTCGGTGATCATCTTCTTCACAGGAGATGGTGTAAATCATTTAAGGGAGGAGGGGATGCTGAACAAGCTCTCCTCCATGGGTGTCAGGCTCTTAGCTTGCAGAACCAGTGCCAGGGAGAGGAAGGTGGCCCTCGAAGGAACCCTCCGAGAAGTGGTTGAGATAAGTAGTCTAAGCATGCTCGTTGAACTCCTAGAGACCTGTGACAGGGCCCTATTCCTTTGA
- a CDS encoding M20 family metallopeptidase, with protein MSGKEDLKRLVQEAVEEERRRLCEISLWLYENPELGSEEFRAAELLTRELESQGFRVERGLMGMPTAFLASYKGRGEGARIAILAEYDALPRIGHGCGHNLIAASALGAGLALRRVMDRLDGEILVVGTPAEEGHGPSAGSKVIMAEGGLWDTVDAALMVHPSTRWSVGNPSLGIWTVRMEFEGRPSHAAASPHEGINALNAATLAYIATHMLRQEARRDANLVIHGIISEGGVASNIIPERAVCEFGVRSSDEEYLEEIVRKVERCAEGAALAMGAKVKVTKRRLYSAKKQNEPLSELLWGNLRILGVEVEDLKDSMRGIPLASTDFGDVSRRTPAAEGYIKIAEEGIPGHSREFAQASITPTGLEAMIIGAKALAMTAVDLLADPQNLERARKYFQAH; from the coding sequence TTGAGCGGAAAGGAAGATTTGAAGCGCCTAGTTCAAGAGGCGGTTGAGGAGGAGAGGAGGAGGCTCTGCGAGATAAGCCTCTGGCTATATGAGAACCCTGAGCTGGGGAGCGAGGAGTTCAGGGCTGCGGAGCTTCTGACGCGGGAACTTGAGAGTCAGGGCTTCAGGGTTGAGAGAGGGCTCATGGGCATGCCCACGGCCTTCCTCGCCTCATACAAGGGCAGAGGTGAGGGGGCTAGGATCGCCATTTTAGCGGAGTATGATGCCCTACCAAGAATAGGCCACGGATGCGGCCACAACCTTATAGCTGCCTCCGCCTTGGGGGCCGGACTCGCCTTGAGAAGGGTCATGGATAGGCTGGATGGTGAGATCCTCGTGGTGGGGACGCCGGCGGAGGAGGGGCATGGACCCAGCGCAGGGAGCAAGGTGATAATGGCTGAGGGGGGCCTCTGGGATACTGTAGACGCAGCCTTGATGGTCCACCCATCGACGAGGTGGAGCGTCGGAAACCCATCCTTAGGCATATGGACGGTTAGGATGGAGTTCGAGGGCAGACCCTCCCACGCGGCGGCCTCCCCACACGAGGGGATCAACGCCCTGAATGCGGCCACCCTAGCCTATATAGCCACCCATATGCTGAGGCAGGAGGCAAGGAGGGATGCGAACCTGGTCATCCACGGGATAATCTCAGAGGGTGGAGTGGCCTCAAACATCATACCAGAGCGGGCTGTGTGCGAGTTTGGGGTGAGGAGCAGCGACGAGGAGTACCTTGAGGAGATTGTCAGGAAGGTGGAGAGATGTGCTGAGGGGGCAGCGTTGGCCATGGGGGCGAAGGTTAAGGTGACCAAGAGGAGGCTCTACAGCGCTAAGAAGCAGAATGAGCCCCTCTCCGAGCTGTTATGGGGCAATCTGAGAATCCTAGGCGTGGAGGTTGAGGACCTCAAGGACTCCATGAGGGGGATACCCCTAGCCTCAACGGACTTCGGAGATGTCTCTAGGAGGACCCCCGCGGCAGAGGGCTATATTAAGATAGCGGAGGAGGGGATCCCAGGGCACAGCAGGGAGTTCGCCCAGGCATCCATAACCCCGACAGGGCTTGAGGCCATGATAATAGGTGCGAAGGCTCTAGCCATGACGGCTGTGGACCTCCTCGCTGACCCCCAGAACCTTGAGAGGGCGAGGAAATACTTCCAAGCCCATTAA
- a CDS encoding amino acid-binding protein: MRAGLWESIRRHLEDYPERLKVARVLVEKGLTVRNGKIYLNEIEIPSVRIARAAGVDRRTVSETIATIAANRELRDIFEGLRSAGHSLKEIARHLGLGVVEITPIDARLPGILANSAMILAERGISIRQAITDDPELSPEPKLTLIADRKIPGELIPEFLRVKGVAKVSIY, from the coding sequence ATGAGAGCTGGCTTGTGGGAATCCATAAGGAGGCACCTGGAGGACTACCCCGAGAGGTTGAAGGTGGCTAGGGTTCTGGTGGAGAAGGGATTAACCGTGAGAAATGGGAAGATCTACCTCAACGAGATAGAGATCCCCTCAGTTAGGATAGCGAGGGCCGCGGGCGTAGACAGGAGAACCGTCAGCGAGACCATAGCAACCATAGCCGCAAACAGGGAGCTCCGAGACATATTCGAGGGGTTGAGGTCTGCGGGGCACTCCCTGAAGGAGATAGCTAGGCACCTCGGCCTGGGAGTCGTAGAGATAACCCCCATCGACGCGAGGCTCCCGGGAATACTGGCGAACTCAGCCATGATCCTAGCAGAAAGGGGGATAAGCATAAGGCAGGCGATAACCGACGACCCCGAACTCTCCCCAGAACCTAAGCTGACCCTGATAGCAGACAGAAAGATACCGGGAGAACTCATCCCGGAGTTCCTAAGGGTGAAGGGTGTCGCCAAGGTCTCCATCTACTAA
- a CDS encoding TrpB-like pyridoxal phosphate-dependent enzyme, translating into MNEYFTHLDADEIPTSWYNIQADLPEPLPPPLDPTTLKPVEPRLLERIFARELIRQEVSKERYVRIPEEVLEAYLRLPRPTPLYRARRLERFLKTPARIYFKCESFSPTGSHKANTALAQAYYNREEGIRRLVTETGAGQWGTALAFACSMFGLRCRIYMVRVSYHQKPGRRIIAQLYGAEMFPSPSDQTDFGRRLLKENPDHPGSLGIAISEAIEETLKNEDTRYSLGSVLNHVLLHQTIVGLEAKKQFEMIGEYPDVVCGCIGGGSNYAGFSYPFMMDRLKGKAETEFVACESKAVPHTTRGIYAYDYGDTGKMTPLLKMLTIGHGYSCPPIHAGGLRYHGMAPSISYLIKRGYMRSVAYHQNEVFEAARILAQTEGLITAPETAHSLRFVIDEALRCRESGEGKVIAMNYSGHGLLDLGAYEQFLMGKLVDYEPEKIEVSPPV; encoded by the coding sequence ATGAATGAGTACTTCACCCACCTTGACGCGGATGAGATCCCCACCTCATGGTACAACATCCAGGCGGATCTCCCTGAACCTCTACCCCCACCCCTAGATCCTACAACCCTTAAGCCGGTTGAGCCAAGGTTGCTGGAGAGGATCTTCGCCAGGGAGTTGATAAGGCAGGAGGTCTCCAAGGAGAGGTATGTTAGGATACCTGAAGAAGTTCTGGAGGCTTATCTTAGGCTTCCTAGGCCTACTCCCCTCTACAGGGCTAGGAGGCTTGAGAGGTTCCTGAAGACCCCGGCCAGGATCTACTTCAAATGTGAGAGCTTCAGCCCGACGGGGAGCCACAAGGCCAACACGGCCCTGGCCCAGGCCTACTACAATAGGGAGGAGGGGATAAGGAGGCTCGTCACGGAGACAGGAGCGGGGCAGTGGGGGACTGCCTTGGCGTTTGCCTGCTCTATGTTCGGCTTGAGGTGCAGGATCTATATGGTCAGGGTGAGCTACCATCAGAAGCCCGGGAGGAGGATCATAGCCCAGCTATATGGAGCTGAGATGTTTCCCTCCCCGAGCGACCAGACCGATTTCGGGAGAAGGCTGCTGAAGGAGAATCCAGACCATCCCGGCAGCTTAGGCATAGCTATAAGCGAGGCTATAGAGGAGACGTTGAAGAACGAGGATACGAGATACTCCCTGGGCTCCGTGTTAAACCACGTCCTATTGCACCAGACCATTGTGGGGCTGGAGGCCAAAAAACAGTTCGAGATGATTGGAGAGTATCCTGATGTGGTCTGCGGCTGCATAGGAGGAGGCTCCAACTATGCGGGCTTCTCATACCCCTTCATGATGGATAGGTTGAAGGGCAAGGCCGAGACGGAGTTCGTGGCATGCGAGTCGAAAGCCGTCCCCCACACCACGCGGGGGATCTACGCCTACGATTATGGGGACACCGGAAAGATGACACCGCTCCTTAAGATGCTAACCATAGGACATGGATACTCCTGCCCACCCATCCACGCGGGAGGACTCAGATACCACGGGATGGCCCCATCGATATCATACCTCATAAAGAGGGGATACATGCGCTCAGTAGCATACCATCAGAACGAGGTCTTCGAGGCGGCGAGGATCCTAGCGCAGACAGAGGGGTTGATAACGGCCCCGGAGACAGCCCACAGCCTGAGGTTCGTGATAGATGAGGCCCTGAGATGCAGGGAGAGCGGGGAGGGGAAGGTCATAGCGATGAACTACAGCGGGCATGGATTACTCGACCTCGGGGCCTACGAACAGTTCCTTATGGGAAAGCTTGTAGACTACGAACCTGAAAAGATAGAGGTCTCCCCACCAGTATAA
- a CDS encoding ParB N-terminal domain-containing protein produces MVEDEVRPEEKDESGYKILLMPIGELRPHEKGSPLYLELLKRELVKDGILKYPIIADEETHVILDGMHRWLALLSLGYTKIPTLLLNAQKNPGLRVGCRRIHRYIEEPGKSISPREVISSGLSGSLMSPRTTRHFFPFMRPPRIDCPLDSLGKGTPKDISQYLEKMTIEECKTKIKEWLEEISEEIDFLRKRIYELEKEREEFIIRIKEII; encoded by the coding sequence ATGGTGGAGGATGAAGTGAGGCCAGAGGAGAAGGATGAATCTGGATACAAGATACTACTCATGCCTATAGGAGAGCTGAGGCCCCACGAGAAAGGCTCCCCCCTATACCTAGAACTCCTGAAAAGGGAACTCGTTAAGGATGGCATCTTGAAATACCCGATAATAGCCGACGAGGAGACCCATGTCATATTAGACGGGATGCACAGATGGCTCGCCCTCCTGAGCCTAGGATACACAAAGATACCCACGCTCCTCTTGAACGCTCAGAAAAACCCAGGATTAAGGGTGGGATGCAGGAGGATACACCGATACATAGAGGAGCCGGGCAAGAGCATAAGCCCAAGAGAGGTGATCTCCTCCGGGCTGAGCGGAAGCCTCATGAGCCCTCGGACCACGAGGCACTTCTTCCCCTTCATGAGACCGCCGAGGATAGATTGCCCACTAGACTCCCTTGGTAAGGGAACCCCAAAGGATATATCTCAATATCTCGAAAAAATGACGATTGAAGAATGCAAAACAAAAATAAAAGAATGGCTTGAAGAAATATCAGAAGAAATAGATTTTCTAAGAAAAAGAATTTACGAGTTAGAAAAAGAAAGAGAGGAGTTTATCATTAGAATAAAAGAAATAATATGA